The window AGCAGGGCGAGCGCCTCGTGCAGCAGCGGGCTGCGCTCCCCGTCCGGGGTGTCCAGGCCGATGATCTCGTACGGCCCGACGAGACGGGCGTAGACCGCCGGCCGCCCGTGCTCGCTGATGTCGACGAGGAACGGCGGGGTGGTCACGGGTCCGTTCGTCTCACGCTCGGGGTCGGCGTCGGTGAACAGCTCGACCACGGCGCGCTGTTGGGCGGCGGGCAGCAACTGGGCGTCGAGTTCGAGCCCGAGGAGCGGTGCGAGGAGCTTGCCCTGGCCGGTGATCTCCATCTCCCAGGCGGCGCCCGGCAGATCGCCGGTCTCGGTGCCGACGAGGTAGCCGATGCCGAGGCGTCCGGCGTCGGAGGCGAGTTCGGCGAGCTTGACGGCGTCCTCGGCGGACGGATGGGCGGCGAGGAGGACCAGGTGCGGGGCCCAGCGGGTGTGCTGGGCGGGACCGGTGCGGCCGGTGAGCACGGAGTCGTGCCCGGCGGCGCCGAGCGCGCCCCGGCGCTGCCGCGTCTCGGCCTCCATGGTCTCGACGAGCGCCTCGATGTCCTCGAGGTGCCGGATCCGGTTCGGGGCGAGCGGCGTCAGGTCCTCGCCGAAGCCGACGAGCGTGATGGTCATGCGGTCGGACCAGCCGTTGGTCGCCAACTCGGCGGCGACGGACGCGAAGACGGCGGCCCTGTCGGCCTCCCGGCCGCTCAGCGAGACGATGCCGGGCACCGCCTCCAGGTTGAGCAGCAGCCGCGAGTCGTCCATGGTGCCGAGGCTGACGAGCCCCGGGTAGGGAGCGGCGGTGTCGACGTCCTCGTAGCGCTCGCCGTCGGTCCTGGCCAGCATCCAGAAGGTCTGGTCCTGCCCCTGCTGCCAGGGGGCGGGCGGCTTCCCGGCGGGCTGGGCGAGCTGGAGGTGCAGGTCGCCGTTGCTCAGCCAGGCCGCGTAGACGACCGGCAGCGCGCGCGACTCCTCGGCGAGGGAGGCGGCGAGCCCCCGCAGACTCCGGTCGAGCAGTCGTACGCCCTCGGGGTCGGCGCCGACGAGCAGTGCGTCCTGGACGTCCTGGGCGTCCCCGGTCGGCGTGGGCGGCTCCATGCCGCGCCGACCGCCGATGGCCCCGAACGCCGACTGCCACAGCGCCTGCCGGCGCCGCCGTCCCAGGGCGCCGAGAAGACCGGCGGCGAGGAGAGGGGCGGTGAGAAGCGCTTCAGGAAGACCGAAGGAGCTGTCGGACTCGGCGTCGACACTGGTGGCCTGCTGGTGCCCGGTGTCCGGGGCGGGCCGCTGCTCGGGCAGGGACACCTGGGAGGCGCCACCACCGGCGTGCTCGTGCCCACCGCCCTCGGCGCCGGAACCGCCTCCGCCCTGGGCGTGATCGCCGCTCTGGGCGTAGTCGCTGATCTGCTGCTGCACATCGGGCGACACGTTGGGCGCCTCGTCGGGCATCTCCACGAGGTCGCCGCCGCGCGCGTCGCCCGGCATCTCCATGATCCAGCCGGGCCGGATGAGACTGGCCTCGGAGAGCTTGGAACCGTCCGGCTGCACACGGTCCTTGTTGAGGTCGAAGATCTCCTTGTAGCGACGCCCGTCACCGAGGTGCCGGTCGGCTATCTCCCACAGGGAGTCGTGGTGACGCCCCTCGGGCGGCTGGATCCGGTAGTACTTCGTGTCGCCCTGCTTGGCGGTGCTGCC of the Streptomyces koelreuteriae genome contains:
- a CDS encoding BTAD domain-containing putative transcriptional regulator, whose amino-acid sequence is MPRRRTSSSSSSTGSTTGATAPRNRTPQPVRIRRRSFGDFVKAFFAFVALAVLLVGVPGALATQIGWPLPNGVPSLDWLQQEITVQTFLNILTVVVWLAWAQFTACVLVEMKAALSGVGVPGRVPGAGPSQLLARQLVAALLLVGATAASFAPGLSQLGQTYDANQKPTVAAAQQTPGGLFAQQQEQAADTASALAEQASHAASHAEAGGSTAKQGDTKYYRIQPPEGRHHDSLWEIADRHLGDGRRYKEIFDLNKDRVQPDGSKLSEASLIRPGWIMEMPGDARGGDLVEMPDEAPNVSPDVQQQISDYAQSGDHAQGGGGSGAEGGGHEHAGGGASQVSLPEQRPAPDTGHQQATSVDAESDSSFGLPEALLTAPLLAAGLLGALGRRRRQALWQSAFGAIGGRRGMEPPTPTGDAQDVQDALLVGADPEGVRLLDRSLRGLAASLAEESRALPVVYAAWLSNGDLHLQLAQPAGKPPAPWQQGQDQTFWMLARTDGERYEDVDTAAPYPGLVSLGTMDDSRLLLNLEAVPGIVSLSGREADRAAVFASVAAELATNGWSDRMTITLVGFGEDLTPLAPNRIRHLEDIEALVETMEAETRQRRGALGAAGHDSVLTGRTGPAQHTRWAPHLVLLAAHPSAEDAVKLAELASDAGRLGIGYLVGTETGDLPGAAWEMEITGQGKLLAPLLGLELDAQLLPAAQQRAVVELFTDADPERETNGPVTTPPFLVDISEHGRPAVYARLVGPYEIIGLDTPDGERSPLLHEALALLLLHREGVHPRVLASALWPRGVTDDVRDALLDRLRVWLGADPDGTPRLGRDGTGRLTLATSVVSDLDVLRSLYHEATQGKGVDSRAVRGRLLTDALVLVRGPLLADRPEGRYRWLTHEIVDAQLPLLVADTGLALCEFHMERDRAEKAIEALNAALRTAPADERLWHELLRATHATGDTSQLTALATDLIGRSGARGLPPRTEALLDELLPTWRDAIAAVG